Part of the Paroedura picta isolate Pp20150507F chromosome 3, Ppicta_v3.0, whole genome shotgun sequence genome is shown below.
tgtgtgtgtgtgtgtgtttccaatcttcttttcctttctatgGTAAAGGCAGCACTCACAACAAGATAGGTTTGTgaacccttccctttcctcatatAAGTTTTCTGCTCAAGATACAACTTCTGGCTGTGtgtgattaaaaaaagaaagagcaatACTGCATGCAAATGTACTTTAATATATCTGAATATATGTTTCTGCGTTATTTTGGTCACACAAGTCTATGCTTAGAATTAGCTCTCTCAAATAAACTTATTTCAATCATCTGCTCTTGCTTTAAAAGCCAAGACTTCTGCTCCCAAATCTTGACTAATCTGCTTGTGCCATTCTTTTATACTTTTGGTGGTTAGTCAATAGTACCCATTCATATACAGGTTGGTGGCAGAATTCTTCCAAGATTGGCACGTTTCTTCTGCTTGTGAATCAGtccaaagttgaaaaaggctggctgcCATTCTCAGAAAGGGCCCCAGATCATAACTGAAGGTTAAGCATATGAAATCAATAAAGTTAATTTTGGCTGGATTATGCCCCTTCTTCTTGCTGCCCATACATTGTTATGTTTTGtgttgactgactgattgatacATGACCCCTCCTCCCAGCATGTTGGCCTGGTGTGGTTTCCAACATTTTAAATCCATAAAACATTCATAATAAAAGATACAAGCTATCAATAATTTAACTTAAGACATaatattaaaaccttaaaaccATAAAATCTTAAAATTGATCATGCCAACTGATCATCCAACTGGTTCATTCAGAGCATCTAGCTCTCTATTTCAGGAGATATCCACGTAGAAGAAGCAGTCGATGATGCCAGCATCATCATGATGTTCATTGGTcccaacaaaatgcctggcagaagagctccatcttacagaccctgtggaactgatccagttccatcagggctcttagtGTATACAAGCAATGATCCTGTCTCAAGTGTAAAAGCTAAATCCCTGGTAACCCAAGGTAGGGGAAGTCAAATTAGATGGCTGACATTGCACAAGAACAGAGGATATGAAGGGCTTCTGAGTACCATAGTTCTCTTTATTCTATATGCCTAGGAAAACTTTCTGAACATATACTTCAATCTCAGGATCTATCTACAGTAGACTGGCATATACTACGTATGGCCCCAGAGGAAGGAGGTAATTTAAGGCTCAAAACCACAGAAACAGAGAAGACTGAATACATGTCTCACATAATGCAAAGGGAAAACATTTTGAAAGAACTAGTTCCATAATTTCAACACCTCATTGTTAGACAGATGTAGCAGCTTTGTCAATAAACTGAGCCAATTTGACATCTCGTTTTGTCAGCCCTCCGCAGTCATGGGAAATGAGAGTTATCTGGATCTGTTAACAAGGGATAAGAAAGAGCATTATTATTCATCAGCCAATGTACTCTATAAAGACTGATCAAATCCAGATTCAGTCGGAAACACTTTCTCATGTATTTTGATTTGTATATTTacaaattgatttaaaaaaaattctttctgctGATTGTATTTGGAATGGCACGGCTTTTTCAAATAAAAGTCATCACACAACACAGCTGTCAGGTGAGCAGCCCTGAGAGAACGTGGAGACTAACCAACAAGTGCTCCAGCATTGAGCATGGAAAATTTTAGATTTGGGATTCTTGTGCTTCTTCCGGAAAGAGCTATccaattattttattcattcattaaaaaCAGTTTCAGAAGGAAATCAGGTCACCAACTCAACCTCAATTGCCAAGTTACACAAACCAAACCAGCATCCTAAAGGTAAAGCAACTGGCAATACTTTGTGGATTTCTGAAGGGAAAAAACAAACCAGACTGGTATAATGAAGGTGCGTGTGAGGGATTATTTATACTTCCTCACTGTTGAATATTGTGTTTCATTTATGAAATGTTCCTGTTTAGCCAGGAAGCAGAGGTTAGGTGATGGGTGGAAGGGTAAAATACAGCATTTAAGTCTAGATGATCTTTGTCCATCTTTGAGATAATATTTGAACTGTGCCAGGATAGCTAAAATGTGCTTATTTTGCCTGCCTTCTTTCCAATACTACTGAATATAAATTTCAATGCAAACATAGCAGTTTGTTATTATCAGAAAATATGCTGTATATATGTGGCTATACAAGCCACTCTTAGATTTGGTTTAAGATGTCTCATAAATATTTAGCTGGAAGTAAACATTTCTCACGATGAAATGTGAAAGGGTTGGAAAACAGTACTCCTAACACACACATCATGAGCCTCTCTTCATTAAAAGTCTGAGGTTCTTCCTTGTGCCTTTTGTTTCAAGGTGTTTCACAAATTTTGCCTCAGCTAGAagtgcttttttccttttttcattccTTGTTTTAGAAGCCAAAGTTTGAGAGGTATGTTTTGATACTATGATTGCTAAGATTCCCGAGTTCTTCTTGCAAATGTTTTTGAACTGGATGAAGGATTTAGAAAACGATTCTGGAAATATTTGATGGTATGAATGGTAGATACATTTTTCTGCTTTAAATGGGACTCTCATTGAGACAGGTTTTACAGAGGTTTGTTACACATGATGTGGAGATACATCTCATTTTATCTCTGGTAAACAAGATTTTGCATTGCTTTGAATACATGTTCTCTATGCTTGACCAAAAGCAGCAGTGAAACAAAAGAACATGTGTACATTTAATGCTAAGCAATGCCTCACCTAAGCTACTTTCAGCTATTTAGAACTATTGCTCATCTTCAGCTTCAAGTACTTGGCATGTTTTCCCAAAACCTTGCCCAACAAACATTTTTGTAAACATGACTAACCAGCAGGCCACTACACTGCCTCTCAAGTATTCTTCCATTCTATCACAGGCATCGGTATATCTCACGGGTGGAAGGTGGATGGAATTTGGTGCGACTGAAGGAAGCACATTTTGGAAAAGTGAAAACAAACGTGAATTTTAAATTCACATTTACATTTTGTTTAAAATCAAAAGGCAAATGATTTTCAAAGTTGCTGTCACAATCACTGGCCAGTCTCTCAGGTGCCACTGAAAACCAGTAAATTATCATTCACCTCCTTACCTTATTGTACACATTAAACCATTCAGGGTGATGATTCAtcttttctgcctgcagagcAATTCGAGTCATAAAGCCAAATGCCTGTGTcagaaaaatattgttaaaaatgTTCTACCTTCGTAACTTTTATAACATTGTGACAATTTCTAGGGTTGTTTAATGAGAAATGCAAAAGAACAAAGGAGGGACTGCAACAATTATTCAACTGTGCCAGACTGAAAAAAAATGTACAATTTTAGATACCCTTAAGCATAAATCCGTGAATAAACCAAAATCCTTGTAAAAATTATGGGATAAAGAAAAGTAGTCAAGAATGCATGCTGAAGCTATTATCCAGAATTCATAAGATATTTGCTAGCTGGCCCAACAATCAAACCTCAGCTAGGCATTTCATATTTTTCAGTAAGAAGAATTTGTAAAATACAGTTCAAATGTTTAAACTGCTTCACTTACATTACATGGTAGTCCTTAAAAAGTTCTAAAAGTTATGTCAGTATTGTAGCCATAGTACAGATGGGATGCAGAGAGGCAGAGCACTATGGCTGGGTTTAAGGTCACGGCTGATGTAACAGATTAGATCAAGAGACTTCCCAATAGCAAATTCACTCAACTGCTCTGGTTTGTGCAATGCAAACAAGATCTTcactgtacatacatacatagcacATCAGCAATCAACACTCTACACATATAGTGTAATTTGATAACTGGACTTCCAATGCCAAAGCCAAATCTCTGCACAAGATCAAGAACTTAattcaaatattattttaaaaagaaatcagtcCATCATGCACTAAAcgtgttttttcccctgaaatagCAATTTTTCTCATTATGAAAAAGTCTTCGTACACATGTTCCATCCTACCACAGCAATttcaagcaatttttttttaagcacaatgGCCAAGTGCCCTTTTTTCCATTCTCCATCACATTTTGAAAGCACTGGTGACTGGATGAAGTATGACTTTCTAACTCCCAGTCAGACGAATGCAGTCATTACAATCAGGACAAATTATTCCAATgaaatttttcatttaaaaatcacCAAACTGCCAGTAATTGAAATGTTTATGGTGTTGACACAGATGCATTCCAATAAGGTTTCCCCAAAATTCATCTTTTTTTCAGCAGCCTGGTCCTATTTACATTTATGTGGAAGTAAACCCCAAAGGTCCTTTGGCCCTGGATCTCAAGTAGGCTATATAGGATTACAGCATTGATTTCAT
Proteins encoded:
- the LOC143832412 gene encoding pterin-4-alpha-carbinolamine dehydratase 2 isoform X8, with protein sequence MTRIALQAEKMNHHPEWFNVYNKIQITLISHDCGGLTKRDVKLAQFIDKAATSV